One part of the Athene noctua chromosome Z, bAthNoc1.hap1.1, whole genome shotgun sequence genome encodes these proteins:
- the PPIP5K2 gene encoding inositol hexakisphosphate and diphosphoinositol-pentakisphosphate kinase 2 isoform X4 translates to MSVSATENDPPRFFVGGEDGEELLDSARSTDYEHFYDHGEEEEEEYDSPPERQIAVGICSMAKKSKSKPMKEILERLSMFKYITVVIFEEDVILNEPVENWPLCDCLISFHSKGFPLDKAVAYAKLRNPFIINDLNMQYHIQDRREVYGILKAEGILLPRYAILNRDPNNPQECSLIEGEDHVEVNGEIFQKPFVEKPVSAEDHNVYIYYPTSAGGGSQRLFRKIGSRSSVYSPESSVRKTGSYIYEEFMPTDGTDVKVYTVGPDYAHAEARKSPALDGKVERDSEGKEVRYPVILNAREKLIAWKVCLAFKQTVCGFDLLRANGQSYVCDVNGFSFVKNSMKYYDDCAKILGNIIMRELAPQFQIPWSIPLEAEDIPIVPTTSGTMMELRCVIAVIRHGDRTPKQKMKMEVKHQKFFDLFEKCDGYKSGKLKLKKPKQLQEVLDIARQLLVELGQNNDSEIEESKAKLEQLKTVLEMYGHFSGINRKVQLTYLPHGCPKTSSEEEDNRRNEPSLLLVLKWGGELTPAGRVQAEELGRAFRCMYPGGQGDYAGFPGCGLLRLHSTYRHDLKIYASDEGRVQMTAAAFAKGLLALEGELTPILVQMVKSANMNGLLDSDSDSLSSCQHRVKARLHEILQRDREFTADDYDKLTPSGSISLIKSMQVIKNPVKTCDKVYSLIQSLTSQIRQRMEDPKSADIQLYHSETLELMLRRWAKLEKDFKTKNGRYDISKIPDIYDCIKYDVQHNGSLKLENTMELYRLSKALADIVIPQEYGISKAEKLEIAKGYCTPLVRKIRSDLQRTQDDDTVNKLHPLYSRGVMSPERHVRTRLYFTSESHVHSLLSTLRYGALCDESKDEQWKRAMDYLNIVNELNYMTQIVIMLYEDPNKELSSEERFHVELHFSPGAKGCEEDKNLPAGYGYRPASRENEGSKKTSHRNDSDEEAHAPKRDEADRSVVMFKPMVSDPIHIHRKSPLPRSRKIGSVEEESPLSVSSPECIGTWLHYTSGVGTGRRRRRSGEQITSSPVSPKSLAFTSSIFGSWQQVLSESNSNLRTPRTILEQKQSGLGSHCAGLFSTSVLGGSSSAPNLQDYARTHRKKLTSSGFIDGFELYSMVPSICPLETLHNSLSLKQVDEFLASVAAPSRENLQETSSPTYMIPLSGRKISLNTYTPAKIQPTSLETLPERLAIEKPTLSTPGSSVCVSNVKLSIEEASLDVELTGEPLSEKK, encoded by the exons CCACCAGAAAGACAAATTGCAGTTGGGATTTGTTCAATGGCTAAGAAATCTAAGTCCAAACCAATGAAAGAAATTCTTGAACGCCTCTCGATGTTTAAGTACATAACTGTGGTAATATTTGAAGAAGATGTTATTTTGAATGAGCCAGTAGAAAACTGGCCTTTATGTGACTGtctcatttcttttcattctaaAG gatTTCCACTGGACAAAGCAGTTGCCTATGCAAAGCTCAGGAATCCATTCATAATCAATGACTTGAATATGCAGTATCACATACAAGACAG AAGAGAAGTATATGGTATTCTTAAAGCTGAAGGCATTTTACTTCCTCGCTATGCAATTCTGAACCGTGATCCAAACAATCCCCAAG AATGCAGCTTGATTGAAGGAGAAGATCATGTGGAAGTAAATGGAGAAATTTTCCAAAAGCCTTTTGTAGAAAAACCAGTTAGTGCTGAGGACCACAATGTTTACATTTATTATCCAACATCTGCTGGAGGTGGAAGCCAGAGGCTCTTTCGAAAG aTTGGCAGCAGAAGCAGTGTTTATTCCCCTGAAAGCAGTGTGAGAAAAACAGGCTCCTATATTTATGAGGAATTCATGCCTACAGATGGCACTGATGTGAAG GTGTACACAGTAGGTCCAGACTATGCTCATGCTGAAGCCCGGAAATCTCCAGCTCTGGATGGCAAGGTAGAACGAGATAGTGAAGGAAAAGAAGTGAGGTATCCAGTCATCCTGAATGCAAGAGAGAAGTTAATTGCTTGGAAAGTATGCCTTGCTTTTAAA CAAACAGTTTGTGGCTTTGATTTGCTGCGTGCTAATGGACAGTCCTATGTCTGTGATGTGAATGGCTTCAGTTTTGTGAAAAACTCCATGAAATACTATGATGATTGTGCTAAGATACTGGG AAATATCATCATGAGAGAACTTGCTCCCCAGTTTCAGATACCATGGTCAATTCCTTTGGAAGCTGAAGACATCCCTATTGTGCCAACCACCTCTGGAACAAT GATGGAACTTAGGTGTGTTATAGCTGTAATACGCCATGGGGACcgaacaccaaaacaaaaaatgaaaatggaagtgaAACATCAGAA GTTTTTTGATCTCTTTGAAAAATGTGATGGATATAAATCTGgaaaactaaaactgaaaaaaccaaaacagctgcAG gaaGTGCTTGATATAGCAAGGCAGCTCCTTGTAGAACTTGGGCAAAACAATGATTCTGAAATTgaagaaagtaaagcaaaactTGAACAGCTAAAGACTGTGTTAGAAAT GTACGGGCATTTTTCAGGCATAAATCGCAAAGTTCAGTTAACATATCTTCCTCATGGTTGCCCAAAGACTTCCAGTGAAGAGGAAG ATAATAGAAGAAATGAGCCGTCTCTGCTTCTGGTTCTAaaatggggaggagaattgactcctgcaggcagggtgcaagcaGAGGAGCTTGGAAGGGCTTTCAGGTGTATGTATCCAGGTggacaag GAGATTATGCTGGATTTCCTGGATGTGGTTTACTTAGATTACATAGCACTTACCGACATGATCTCAAAATCTACGCTTCTGATGAGGGACGAGTTCAGATGACTGCAGCAGCTTTTGCAAAG GGACTACTGGCTTTAGAGGGAGAGCTGACTCCTATTCTTGTCCAGATGGTAAAAAGTGCTAATATGAATGGTCTGTTGGACAGCGACAGTGATTCTTTAAGCAGCTGTCAGCATCGTGTTAAAGCAAGACTCCATGAAATTCTCCAGAGAGACAGAGAATTTACTGCTGATGACTACGATAAG CTTACTCCATCTGGAAGCATCTCATTGATAAAATCAATGCAGGTTATCAAAAATCCTGTAAAGACGTGTGATAAGGTTTATTCCTTGATCCAGAGCTTGACTTCTCAGATCAGGCAAAGAATGGAAGATCCAAAGTCTGCAG ATATTCAGCTGTACCACAGTGAAACACTAGAACTGATGCTGCGCAGGTGGGCCAAGTTAgaaaaagactttaaaacaaaaaatggaagATACGACATTAGCAAAATTCCTGATATTTACGACTGTATAAAATATGATGTGCAGCACAATGGCTCCTTAAAATTAGAAAACACAATGGAATTATACAGACTTTCAAAGGCTTTAGCTGACATTGTGATCCCTCAG GAATATGGTATTTCTAAGGCTGAGAAACTAGAGATTGCCAAAGGTTACTGTACTCCTTTAGTTAGAAAAATCCGTTCTGACCTTCAGAGAACTCAAGATGATGATACTGTAAATAAGCTTCACCCTCT ttactCCAGGGGTGTTATGTCCCCTGAACGCCATGTTCGTACACGGTTGTATTTCACCAGCGAGAGTCATGTCCACTCCCTGCTATCTACCCTTCGTTATGGTGCCTTATGTGAT GAATCAAAAGATGAACAATGGAAACGAGCTATGGATTATTTAAATATTGTCAATGAACTCAATTACATGACACAGATTGTTATCATGCTTTATGAGGATCCAAACAAG GAACTTTCTTCAGAAGAACGTTTTCATGTAGAGCTGCACTTTAGTCCAGGAGCCAAAGGCTGTGAGGAAGACAAAAATTTACCAGCTGGATATGGATACAGACCTGCCTCCAGAGAG AATGAAGGCTCGAAGAAAACCTCTCATAGAAATGATAGTGATGAGGAGGCACATGCTCCTAAAAGAGATGAAGCAGATCGGTCGGTAGTGATGTTCAAGCCAATGGTATCGGACCCTATTCACATACACAGAAAGTCACCCCTTCCAAGATCCAGGAAGATTGGTTCTGTTGAA GAAGAGAGCCCCCTGAGTGTGTCTAGCCCAGAGTGTATTGGTACCTGGCTGCATTACACCAGTGGTGTGGGTACTGGGCGTCGAAGACGCAGATCAGGGGAACAAATCACTTCTTCCCCTGTCTCCCCTAAATCATTGGCTTTCACATCCAGTATTTTTGGCTCATGGCAACAG GTTCTATCAGAAAGCAATAGTAACTTACGTACACCGAGAACTATTCTGGAACAAAAGCAGAGTGGTCTAG GGTCTCACTGCGCGGGCCTGTTTAGCACCTCAGTGCTCGGGGGTTCTTCAAGTGCACCTAACCTACAGGATTATGCTCGTACTCATCGTAAAAAGCTGACTTCTTCTGGCTTCATAGATG gttttgaaCTATATTCCATGGTTCCTTCTATTTGCCCTTTGGAAACTCTCCACAACTCCTTGTCTCTGAAGCAAGTGGATGAATTTCTTGCCTCTGTTGCTGCTCCGTCAAGGGAAAATCTACAGGAGACAT CTTCTCCAACTTACATGATTCCACTGtcaggaagaaaaatttctttaaatacatataCCCCTGCAAAAATTCAACCAACATCACTTGAAACTTTGCCTGAAAGGCTAGCAATAGAGAAACCAACCTTAT CTACCCCTGGATCTTCTGTTTGTGTATCTAATGTTAAGCTATCTATTGAAGAGGCCTCGCTAGATGTAGAACTTACTGGTGAAcctctttctgagaagaaatgA
- the PPIP5K2 gene encoding inositol hexakisphosphate and diphosphoinositol-pentakisphosphate kinase 2 isoform X3 gives MSVSATENDPPRFFVGGEDGEELLDSARSTDYEHFYDHGEEEEEEYDSPPERQIAVGICSMAKKSKSKPMKEILERLSMFKYITVVIFEEDVILNEPVENWPLCDCLISFHSKGFPLDKAVAYAKLRNPFIINDLNMQYHIQDRREVYGILKAEGILLPRYAILNRDPNNPQECSLIEGEDHVEVNGEIFQKPFVEKPVSAEDHNVYIYYPTSAGGGSQRLFRKIGSRSSVYSPESSVRKTGSYIYEEFMPTDGTDVKVYTVGPDYAHAEARKSPALDGKVERDSEGKEVRYPVILNAREKLIAWKVCLAFKQTVCGFDLLRANGQSYVCDVNGFSFVKNSMKYYDDCAKILGNIIMRELAPQFQIPWSIPLEAEDIPIVPTTSGTMMELRCVIAVIRHGDRTPKQKMKMEVKHQKFFDLFEKCDGYKSGKLKLKKPKQLQEVLDIARQLLVELGQNNDSEIEESKAKLEQLKTVLEMYGHFSGINRKVQLTYLPHGCPKTSSEEEDNRRNEPSLLLVLKWGGELTPAGRVQAEELGRAFRCMYPGGQGDYAGFPGCGLLRLHSTYRHDLKIYASDEGRVQMTAAAFAKGLLALEGELTPILVQMVKSANMNGLLDSDSDSLSSCQHRVKARLHEILQRDREFTADDYDKLTPSGSISLIKSMQVIKNPVKTCDKVYSLIQSLTSQIRQRMEDPKSADIQLYHSETLELMLRRWAKLEKDFKTKNGRYDISKIPDIYDCIKYDVQHNGSLKLENTMELYRLSKALADIVIPQEYGISKAEKLEIAKGYCTPLVRKIRSDLQRTQDDDTVNKLHPLYSRGVMSPERHVRTRLYFTSESHVHSLLSTLRYGALCDESKDEQWKRAMDYLNIVNELNYMTQIVIMLYEDPNKELSSEERFHVELHFSPGAKGCEEDKNLPAGYGYRPASRENEGSKKTSHRNDSDEEAHAPKRDEADRSVVMFKPMVSDPIHIHRKSPLPRSRKIGSVEEESPLSVSSPECIGTWLHYTSGVGTGRRRRRSGEQITSSPVSPKSLAFTSSIFGSWQQVLSESNSNLRTPRTILEQKQSGLGSHCAGLFSTSVLGGSSSAPNLQDYARTHRKKLTSSGFIDDTTRGSAVKRFSISFARHPTNGFELYSMVPSICPLETLHNSLSLKQVDEFLASVAAPSRENLQETSSPTYMIPLSGRKISLNTYTPAKIQPTSLETLPERLAIEKPTLSTPGSSVCVSNVKLSIEEASLDVELTGEPLSEKK, from the exons CCACCAGAAAGACAAATTGCAGTTGGGATTTGTTCAATGGCTAAGAAATCTAAGTCCAAACCAATGAAAGAAATTCTTGAACGCCTCTCGATGTTTAAGTACATAACTGTGGTAATATTTGAAGAAGATGTTATTTTGAATGAGCCAGTAGAAAACTGGCCTTTATGTGACTGtctcatttcttttcattctaaAG gatTTCCACTGGACAAAGCAGTTGCCTATGCAAAGCTCAGGAATCCATTCATAATCAATGACTTGAATATGCAGTATCACATACAAGACAG AAGAGAAGTATATGGTATTCTTAAAGCTGAAGGCATTTTACTTCCTCGCTATGCAATTCTGAACCGTGATCCAAACAATCCCCAAG AATGCAGCTTGATTGAAGGAGAAGATCATGTGGAAGTAAATGGAGAAATTTTCCAAAAGCCTTTTGTAGAAAAACCAGTTAGTGCTGAGGACCACAATGTTTACATTTATTATCCAACATCTGCTGGAGGTGGAAGCCAGAGGCTCTTTCGAAAG aTTGGCAGCAGAAGCAGTGTTTATTCCCCTGAAAGCAGTGTGAGAAAAACAGGCTCCTATATTTATGAGGAATTCATGCCTACAGATGGCACTGATGTGAAG GTGTACACAGTAGGTCCAGACTATGCTCATGCTGAAGCCCGGAAATCTCCAGCTCTGGATGGCAAGGTAGAACGAGATAGTGAAGGAAAAGAAGTGAGGTATCCAGTCATCCTGAATGCAAGAGAGAAGTTAATTGCTTGGAAAGTATGCCTTGCTTTTAAA CAAACAGTTTGTGGCTTTGATTTGCTGCGTGCTAATGGACAGTCCTATGTCTGTGATGTGAATGGCTTCAGTTTTGTGAAAAACTCCATGAAATACTATGATGATTGTGCTAAGATACTGGG AAATATCATCATGAGAGAACTTGCTCCCCAGTTTCAGATACCATGGTCAATTCCTTTGGAAGCTGAAGACATCCCTATTGTGCCAACCACCTCTGGAACAAT GATGGAACTTAGGTGTGTTATAGCTGTAATACGCCATGGGGACcgaacaccaaaacaaaaaatgaaaatggaagtgaAACATCAGAA GTTTTTTGATCTCTTTGAAAAATGTGATGGATATAAATCTGgaaaactaaaactgaaaaaaccaaaacagctgcAG gaaGTGCTTGATATAGCAAGGCAGCTCCTTGTAGAACTTGGGCAAAACAATGATTCTGAAATTgaagaaagtaaagcaaaactTGAACAGCTAAAGACTGTGTTAGAAAT GTACGGGCATTTTTCAGGCATAAATCGCAAAGTTCAGTTAACATATCTTCCTCATGGTTGCCCAAAGACTTCCAGTGAAGAGGAAG ATAATAGAAGAAATGAGCCGTCTCTGCTTCTGGTTCTAaaatggggaggagaattgactcctgcaggcagggtgcaagcaGAGGAGCTTGGAAGGGCTTTCAGGTGTATGTATCCAGGTggacaag GAGATTATGCTGGATTTCCTGGATGTGGTTTACTTAGATTACATAGCACTTACCGACATGATCTCAAAATCTACGCTTCTGATGAGGGACGAGTTCAGATGACTGCAGCAGCTTTTGCAAAG GGACTACTGGCTTTAGAGGGAGAGCTGACTCCTATTCTTGTCCAGATGGTAAAAAGTGCTAATATGAATGGTCTGTTGGACAGCGACAGTGATTCTTTAAGCAGCTGTCAGCATCGTGTTAAAGCAAGACTCCATGAAATTCTCCAGAGAGACAGAGAATTTACTGCTGATGACTACGATAAG CTTACTCCATCTGGAAGCATCTCATTGATAAAATCAATGCAGGTTATCAAAAATCCTGTAAAGACGTGTGATAAGGTTTATTCCTTGATCCAGAGCTTGACTTCTCAGATCAGGCAAAGAATGGAAGATCCAAAGTCTGCAG ATATTCAGCTGTACCACAGTGAAACACTAGAACTGATGCTGCGCAGGTGGGCCAAGTTAgaaaaagactttaaaacaaaaaatggaagATACGACATTAGCAAAATTCCTGATATTTACGACTGTATAAAATATGATGTGCAGCACAATGGCTCCTTAAAATTAGAAAACACAATGGAATTATACAGACTTTCAAAGGCTTTAGCTGACATTGTGATCCCTCAG GAATATGGTATTTCTAAGGCTGAGAAACTAGAGATTGCCAAAGGTTACTGTACTCCTTTAGTTAGAAAAATCCGTTCTGACCTTCAGAGAACTCAAGATGATGATACTGTAAATAAGCTTCACCCTCT ttactCCAGGGGTGTTATGTCCCCTGAACGCCATGTTCGTACACGGTTGTATTTCACCAGCGAGAGTCATGTCCACTCCCTGCTATCTACCCTTCGTTATGGTGCCTTATGTGAT GAATCAAAAGATGAACAATGGAAACGAGCTATGGATTATTTAAATATTGTCAATGAACTCAATTACATGACACAGATTGTTATCATGCTTTATGAGGATCCAAACAAG GAACTTTCTTCAGAAGAACGTTTTCATGTAGAGCTGCACTTTAGTCCAGGAGCCAAAGGCTGTGAGGAAGACAAAAATTTACCAGCTGGATATGGATACAGACCTGCCTCCAGAGAG AATGAAGGCTCGAAGAAAACCTCTCATAGAAATGATAGTGATGAGGAGGCACATGCTCCTAAAAGAGATGAAGCAGATCGGTCGGTAGTGATGTTCAAGCCAATGGTATCGGACCCTATTCACATACACAGAAAGTCACCCCTTCCAAGATCCAGGAAGATTGGTTCTGTTGAA GAAGAGAGCCCCCTGAGTGTGTCTAGCCCAGAGTGTATTGGTACCTGGCTGCATTACACCAGTGGTGTGGGTACTGGGCGTCGAAGACGCAGATCAGGGGAACAAATCACTTCTTCCCCTGTCTCCCCTAAATCATTGGCTTTCACATCCAGTATTTTTGGCTCATGGCAACAG GTTCTATCAGAAAGCAATAGTAACTTACGTACACCGAGAACTATTCTGGAACAAAAGCAGAGTGGTCTAG GGTCTCACTGCGCGGGCCTGTTTAGCACCTCAGTGCTCGGGGGTTCTTCAAGTGCACCTAACCTACAGGATTATGCTCGTACTCATCGTAAAAAGCTGACTTCTTCTGGCTTCATAGATG acACCACACGCGGTTCTGCTGTTAAAAGGTTTTCTATCTCATTTGCTCGACACCCAACCAATG gttttgaaCTATATTCCATGGTTCCTTCTATTTGCCCTTTGGAAACTCTCCACAACTCCTTGTCTCTGAAGCAAGTGGATGAATTTCTTGCCTCTGTTGCTGCTCCGTCAAGGGAAAATCTACAGGAGACAT CTTCTCCAACTTACATGATTCCACTGtcaggaagaaaaatttctttaaatacatataCCCCTGCAAAAATTCAACCAACATCACTTGAAACTTTGCCTGAAAGGCTAGCAATAGAGAAACCAACCTTAT CTACCCCTGGATCTTCTGTTTGTGTATCTAATGTTAAGCTATCTATTGAAGAGGCCTCGCTAGATGTAGAACTTACTGGTGAAcctctttctgagaagaaatgA
- the PPIP5K2 gene encoding inositol hexakisphosphate and diphosphoinositol-pentakisphosphate kinase 2 isoform X1 — MSVSATENDPPRFFVGGEDGEELLDSARSTDYEHFYDHGEEEEEEYDSPPERQIAVGICSMAKKSKSKPMKEILERLSMFKYITVVIFEEDVILNEPVENWPLCDCLISFHSKGFPLDKAVAYAKLRNPFIINDLNMQYHIQDRREVYGILKAEGILLPRYAILNRDPNNPQECSLIEGEDHVEVNGEIFQKPFVEKPVSAEDHNVYIYYPTSAGGGSQRLFRKIGSRSSVYSPESSVRKTGSYIYEEFMPTDGTDVKVYTVGPDYAHAEARKSPALDGKVERDSEGKEVRYPVILNAREKLIAWKVCLAFKQTVCGFDLLRANGQSYVCDVNGFSFVKNSMKYYDDCAKILGNIIMRELAPQFQIPWSIPLEAEDIPIVPTTSGTMMELRCVIAVIRHGDRTPKQKMKMEVKHQKFFDLFEKCDGYKSGKLKLKKPKQLQEVLDIARQLLVELGQNNDSEIEESKAKLEQLKTVLEMYGHFSGINRKVQLTYLPHGCPKTSSEEEDNRRNEPSLLLVLKWGGELTPAGRVQAEELGRAFRCMYPGGQGDYAGFPGCGLLRLHSTYRHDLKIYASDEGRVQMTAAAFAKGLLALEGELTPILVQMVKSANMNGLLDSDSDSLSSCQHRVKARLHEILQRDREFTADDYDKLTPSGSISLIKSMQVIKNPVKTCDKVYSLIQSLTSQIRQRMEDPKSADIQLYHSETLELMLRRWAKLEKDFKTKNGRYDISKIPDIYDCIKYDVQHNGSLKLENTMELYRLSKALADIVIPQEYGISKAEKLEIAKGYCTPLVRKIRSDLQRTQDDDTVNKLHPLYSRGVMSPERHVRTRLYFTSESHVHSLLSTLRYGALCDESKDEQWKRAMDYLNIVNELNYMTQIVIMLYEDPNKELSSEERFHVELHFSPGAKGCEEDKNLPAGYGYRPASRENEGSKKTSHRNDSDEEAHAPKRDEADRSVVMFKPMVSDPIHIHRKSPLPRSRKIGSVEEESPLSVSSPECIGTWLHYTSGVGTGRRRRRSGEQITSSPVSPKSLAFTSSIFGSWQQVLSESNSNLRTPRTILEQKQSGLGSHCAGLFSTSVLGGSSSAPNLQDYARTHRKKLTSSGFIDDTTRGSAVKRFSISFARHPTNEHSHLFRCWSISSVEFLGSSGFELYSMVPSICPLETLHNSLSLKQVDEFLASVAAPSRENLQETSSPTYMIPLSGRKISLNTYTPAKIQPTSLETLPERLAIEKPTLSTPGSSVCVSNVKLSIEEASLDVELTGEPLSEKK, encoded by the exons CCACCAGAAAGACAAATTGCAGTTGGGATTTGTTCAATGGCTAAGAAATCTAAGTCCAAACCAATGAAAGAAATTCTTGAACGCCTCTCGATGTTTAAGTACATAACTGTGGTAATATTTGAAGAAGATGTTATTTTGAATGAGCCAGTAGAAAACTGGCCTTTATGTGACTGtctcatttcttttcattctaaAG gatTTCCACTGGACAAAGCAGTTGCCTATGCAAAGCTCAGGAATCCATTCATAATCAATGACTTGAATATGCAGTATCACATACAAGACAG AAGAGAAGTATATGGTATTCTTAAAGCTGAAGGCATTTTACTTCCTCGCTATGCAATTCTGAACCGTGATCCAAACAATCCCCAAG AATGCAGCTTGATTGAAGGAGAAGATCATGTGGAAGTAAATGGAGAAATTTTCCAAAAGCCTTTTGTAGAAAAACCAGTTAGTGCTGAGGACCACAATGTTTACATTTATTATCCAACATCTGCTGGAGGTGGAAGCCAGAGGCTCTTTCGAAAG aTTGGCAGCAGAAGCAGTGTTTATTCCCCTGAAAGCAGTGTGAGAAAAACAGGCTCCTATATTTATGAGGAATTCATGCCTACAGATGGCACTGATGTGAAG GTGTACACAGTAGGTCCAGACTATGCTCATGCTGAAGCCCGGAAATCTCCAGCTCTGGATGGCAAGGTAGAACGAGATAGTGAAGGAAAAGAAGTGAGGTATCCAGTCATCCTGAATGCAAGAGAGAAGTTAATTGCTTGGAAAGTATGCCTTGCTTTTAAA CAAACAGTTTGTGGCTTTGATTTGCTGCGTGCTAATGGACAGTCCTATGTCTGTGATGTGAATGGCTTCAGTTTTGTGAAAAACTCCATGAAATACTATGATGATTGTGCTAAGATACTGGG AAATATCATCATGAGAGAACTTGCTCCCCAGTTTCAGATACCATGGTCAATTCCTTTGGAAGCTGAAGACATCCCTATTGTGCCAACCACCTCTGGAACAAT GATGGAACTTAGGTGTGTTATAGCTGTAATACGCCATGGGGACcgaacaccaaaacaaaaaatgaaaatggaagtgaAACATCAGAA GTTTTTTGATCTCTTTGAAAAATGTGATGGATATAAATCTGgaaaactaaaactgaaaaaaccaaaacagctgcAG gaaGTGCTTGATATAGCAAGGCAGCTCCTTGTAGAACTTGGGCAAAACAATGATTCTGAAATTgaagaaagtaaagcaaaactTGAACAGCTAAAGACTGTGTTAGAAAT GTACGGGCATTTTTCAGGCATAAATCGCAAAGTTCAGTTAACATATCTTCCTCATGGTTGCCCAAAGACTTCCAGTGAAGAGGAAG ATAATAGAAGAAATGAGCCGTCTCTGCTTCTGGTTCTAaaatggggaggagaattgactcctgcaggcagggtgcaagcaGAGGAGCTTGGAAGGGCTTTCAGGTGTATGTATCCAGGTggacaag GAGATTATGCTGGATTTCCTGGATGTGGTTTACTTAGATTACATAGCACTTACCGACATGATCTCAAAATCTACGCTTCTGATGAGGGACGAGTTCAGATGACTGCAGCAGCTTTTGCAAAG GGACTACTGGCTTTAGAGGGAGAGCTGACTCCTATTCTTGTCCAGATGGTAAAAAGTGCTAATATGAATGGTCTGTTGGACAGCGACAGTGATTCTTTAAGCAGCTGTCAGCATCGTGTTAAAGCAAGACTCCATGAAATTCTCCAGAGAGACAGAGAATTTACTGCTGATGACTACGATAAG CTTACTCCATCTGGAAGCATCTCATTGATAAAATCAATGCAGGTTATCAAAAATCCTGTAAAGACGTGTGATAAGGTTTATTCCTTGATCCAGAGCTTGACTTCTCAGATCAGGCAAAGAATGGAAGATCCAAAGTCTGCAG ATATTCAGCTGTACCACAGTGAAACACTAGAACTGATGCTGCGCAGGTGGGCCAAGTTAgaaaaagactttaaaacaaaaaatggaagATACGACATTAGCAAAATTCCTGATATTTACGACTGTATAAAATATGATGTGCAGCACAATGGCTCCTTAAAATTAGAAAACACAATGGAATTATACAGACTTTCAAAGGCTTTAGCTGACATTGTGATCCCTCAG GAATATGGTATTTCTAAGGCTGAGAAACTAGAGATTGCCAAAGGTTACTGTACTCCTTTAGTTAGAAAAATCCGTTCTGACCTTCAGAGAACTCAAGATGATGATACTGTAAATAAGCTTCACCCTCT ttactCCAGGGGTGTTATGTCCCCTGAACGCCATGTTCGTACACGGTTGTATTTCACCAGCGAGAGTCATGTCCACTCCCTGCTATCTACCCTTCGTTATGGTGCCTTATGTGAT GAATCAAAAGATGAACAATGGAAACGAGCTATGGATTATTTAAATATTGTCAATGAACTCAATTACATGACACAGATTGTTATCATGCTTTATGAGGATCCAAACAAG GAACTTTCTTCAGAAGAACGTTTTCATGTAGAGCTGCACTTTAGTCCAGGAGCCAAAGGCTGTGAGGAAGACAAAAATTTACCAGCTGGATATGGATACAGACCTGCCTCCAGAGAG AATGAAGGCTCGAAGAAAACCTCTCATAGAAATGATAGTGATGAGGAGGCACATGCTCCTAAAAGAGATGAAGCAGATCGGTCGGTAGTGATGTTCAAGCCAATGGTATCGGACCCTATTCACATACACAGAAAGTCACCCCTTCCAAGATCCAGGAAGATTGGTTCTGTTGAA GAAGAGAGCCCCCTGAGTGTGTCTAGCCCAGAGTGTATTGGTACCTGGCTGCATTACACCAGTGGTGTGGGTACTGGGCGTCGAAGACGCAGATCAGGGGAACAAATCACTTCTTCCCCTGTCTCCCCTAAATCATTGGCTTTCACATCCAGTATTTTTGGCTCATGGCAACAG GTTCTATCAGAAAGCAATAGTAACTTACGTACACCGAGAACTATTCTGGAACAAAAGCAGAGTGGTCTAG GGTCTCACTGCGCGGGCCTGTTTAGCACCTCAGTGCTCGGGGGTTCTTCAAGTGCACCTAACCTACAGGATTATGCTCGTACTCATCGTAAAAAGCTGACTTCTTCTGGCTTCATAGATG acACCACACGCGGTTCTGCTGTTAAAAGGTTTTCTATCTCATTTGCTCGACACCCAACCAATG AACACTCACACCTCTTTAGGTGCTGGTCCATTTCCTCTGTGGAATTTCTAGGCTCCAGTG gttttgaaCTATATTCCATGGTTCCTTCTATTTGCCCTTTGGAAACTCTCCACAACTCCTTGTCTCTGAAGCAAGTGGATGAATTTCTTGCCTCTGTTGCTGCTCCGTCAAGGGAAAATCTACAGGAGACAT CTTCTCCAACTTACATGATTCCACTGtcaggaagaaaaatttctttaaatacatataCCCCTGCAAAAATTCAACCAACATCACTTGAAACTTTGCCTGAAAGGCTAGCAATAGAGAAACCAACCTTAT CTACCCCTGGATCTTCTGTTTGTGTATCTAATGTTAAGCTATCTATTGAAGAGGCCTCGCTAGATGTAGAACTTACTGGTGAAcctctttctgagaagaaatgA